The following nucleotide sequence is from Bactrocera oleae isolate idBacOlea1 chromosome 2, idBacOlea1, whole genome shotgun sequence.
CCACTCGTTTTCTTTTACAGCTTTAGATAGCAAAGTTAAGTTGGATATGGTAGTCATTGGTTCGGTGGTAGTATCACGAGATGGTTACCGTATTGGACGCGGTAAAGGTTTCACCGATGTGGATATTGGGTTACTTACGGAAATTGGTTCAATTACACCCGACACAGTAATCGCTACGATGGTACATGACCTGCAGGTATGACATAAAGcaacatacaatatatttgtatgtaagccTATCCCTCAGTATATAGAactaaggaaatattcaatagtAGTCGTCGCTACTTAATTGATAAGCTATGCTTGCAAGCGTTCTGTGCATTTGCATCAAATATTCCcaatgatttttaatatataacaaacatttgcttctaggtTGTTGATAGCCTGCCAAATGAGCTATTTCAAAAATACGATACTCCTGTTGACTTAATTGTAACACCCACAGAGGTTATACATGTCAGCACACGGTTGCCACGTCCGACTGGCATATTCTGGGAATTGCTTTCGGAGCGTCGTCTTAAGATTGTACCTGCCCTTCAGGTGCTTAAGGAAAGCGAAGAGAATGCCGGTAAAGTAATTGTGCTGAAAGAAGTGGATACCGATATTGAACAAAATCAGAATGGACGCAGTCGTCGCCGTGGTCGTCGGCGCTACGGACGTCGCAACCAACGTGGCGCTAATTCTCAAATCGACACTGAACAACAAGGTGTAAGTACAAAACTATCAGCTACTTTGCAtaggaaattatttaatttttcataatgaaattaaaaagctgctcatttgtcggaaccgctgatatccgactactataggatatagttgccatacaaagtaATCAGTCAAAattaagtctttgtatggaaaacgttttgatttgacaagatatcttcacgaaatttggcatatattgtTATCTCGGAAGATATTATTCAGACCAGGCCACTAAAGCATaaacatagctgccataaaatCTGACCGATCAATTTTAAGATAAGATATTGTTATAATCTTTTTTTGCTatgcacctgtgaaaggtattatagtttcgatgcagccgaacttaacgtttttcttggttttaataacacaaatatacagccatgtaataatattattattatttttatattcttttaggCGGAAGGCGATCAATCAGGCGTTGTGCAATCACAACAGACAAAACCCGTCACGGTCAATGTAGAGTTGCTCAAGTTTGATGAGAAGAAAGCTGCGGGTGGAAACGGtgctacagaaaatggtgacgTTGCTGCAGGCGGTGATGCTGGCGCTGCTCGCATCGAGTCCGTCGATACTACCACCGTATAGTATGAGCTACGTGCTGTTTTGAAACGGCTGTACTTTTGGTTGGGACATTTGGAATCGTGCGTTCAACGAGAGAAAATTGTTTAACATTCATTTACTCCTCCGTCAACACCCGcccctacatatacatacatacatatatttgcctTCCCCGTTCAGTAACATATTATGCAACTACGCacgtttcttatttttttcgaatgtcagcttagtttttttgtttttttttctttaatatttcaaaatattttaacaaattaacacataaaacaagtaaagaTTTTTGTTCTTTGCCAATGCGGGGTATTATGATAGCCAAGTTCTgagcaaaatatttgtttgatttttttaccatCCCCGCCGTTTTAATTTcgattgtaatatattatattaatttgtttaatttcttgTATTGCGTAGATAAAAAATACTCTTAACAATTATTAGTTTGCGCGCACTTTTTAACTTATTTGTAAACTGAATTTACGAAGATAactagtaaatataaaaaataaaaaataaaaagaaaaaaaaacaagtaaaaatacataaaaacgaaaaataagggaatatatacatatatatttagttatatataaagAACTAAAAACGAAATTAAGGGGAATTAATTCTCAACGTAATTTCCAAATGTCCTGTTCCAATTTGAAACGCGGTTATTTAAATTGCTCTTGCAGCATGAGCCGCATAAAAATGTTTGCGAAACAAGCAACAAACATATATTGTACTAACAATTGAAACATTTAGAAGAAACTTGTgcgtttattttaattaatttaaaatattttcccagTTTCCTCTTAACatattataaaacaagaataCACATTTACTTTCCTTTTTTATACAagaacattaaataaaatattaaacttgtGAAACAAtgaattgaaatatataaacgaaaatgaaacgaaacaaaaatgatcatattttttaaaggagttaactttataggaaaaacaagaaaactcgGTTGttcagttttctatacaagaacttgattttgattgatcagtctGAATGATTGTAACATTgtgttggacaataatccatgcaaaatctCATGAAaacatcttgtcaaataaaaagtttttcatacttGAGACTTGAGtgtgatcgatcagtttatatgacaactatatcctatagttgcccgatctgaacaattctcTTGCTTATTCTATTTTATCCACTAAATGATTATTCAATCTGTGTCAATTGTAGTTACATCATCTTAAGATAGGGTCTATGAACAACCAATCGATCCAAACAGGACTTGATTGCCGACTTCACTCATCTAACATCAGTTCTATTATGGTCGTTTCATGGGTCTTCCGTTGACTTAAACGACAATTAAACCACCACTTCTCCAAACggagtttttttgtttacattttcaagAAATCGGCATGAAAATCCAGAGAGTTAAGAATGTTAAGGAATGTTGCGAAGGAATTTAtgattcattattcgacgaaagggAGAAATTACATTAATAAACCGCGTAAAGTCTGCcagaaagtcggaaatcattatgtCAGGTGTATTTGGGTTAGATGATAGTCTGGACTGACTGCGTTAGCTTCTGACATTACTCAAGCACAAGGTAGACGTGATAATCTTTCGATTACTCTCATTTTCAATACCAACCTATCTtgggtaccaagtttcattacatACTCTcatatgcaacatgttgcgagagtataaaaacgtaaATTTCGTATTATGTATATTCatccaattttaattaaatttttcgcaTCTTCTATTGtcttagtaatttttaaattttaaatttcctttaaaaattGATGTCACCCTGCGCATCTTGCAAAACAATGTTAATTCAACTTTGTTATTCAACTCAAAACAAATCCCTTACGGAGAGCAACCTTCAGTGCACATGGAATATTTGTCTTACTGACATGTTTGctgtcatttatttatttatttaaacgccaatcggcaatatacatagatataataaagaattcaagtaatatacaaaagtagctagggtatattagtgtaatatctggaaaatattcaaataattgtaagttaatatgtaattcagacttgatttagatgtaattcagacgagcaggtgtctcttggtgttttcggtaaaagcagcgtatgttcctccatagaaatcaatttcaccttGAAGTGAATTTACTAATTTAGCTAGTCTATTCTGAGGACCATGgataacatattttttcttggatttcgatgtttttagtaATCTATTTCGTTAGGATCTCATGAGCATCAGTGATGTTATTGACTAATTTGTAGAAAAAGCAGAGGTCAGCGACAGAATTTACGCTGCACCTTTTCAACTTTATCGATTGTCGTGTTAGTGTAGGGAGTGAAGCCAGGATTCCGAAATACATACAACGTCGTACTGGTTAGCCGCTAATGCTGTTTGAAATGTTGAGAGTTTTGTACGTAGACCTCTGACGTTCTGGTAGCACAGGTGGACGTAAGATACTTTCTTCTTGCTCGTTGAGCGaacgaaaatttcttttaacgatTCTTGGGACACCATGGTCATGTCAATAAGGTCCTCAACCTCAAAGGTTCAGAAGGAAATTAGGTGACGGTTTGTCTCGAAAGATGCGGCGGGCACTAAGACAAGATAGtcgaaaacattttattcagCGATCCCAATACCATCACTAAGGTGCATAGATTTGATCAAATGAAATCACTTGTGAGAGGTGACAGCCTAAAAAGCTTAAACAATTGCTGTACCATACTTAGCTTaggaaaaagtgaaaaaggtAAAAATAGCTGTTGATTAAGTAGTACAGACATTGGAGTCTCTGCTCTAAGAGTGCGACACGAAATTTCGAATGGTGGGACTCATATTATATCGATTATAGCCATAGATCGTGTTTTGTAAGAACTGCAATTTATTCTAATTATTATATACTTACCTCAATCTTAcacattattgaaaattttattccaaatgATAAGAccgtttaaattttattgacattGAATATTCAGTTTTCTCATCTGTCTTCAGATTccgttattatttattgttcttCTTAAACTATAGGTTCCCAtatcgaaaaaataattattattaagttaGTGGGGGGCTTAAAATTACATTCTTTGGTTTTGTTTGGTCTACAAGTTAATTGATTTTCAAATCACTGTGAAAGTTACTTAgtttaagtattaaatattaacaCATATATGCTAAATGCTTTTTGAACCGTTAAAAATCTATTTtgcgttatatatgtatgtacatcctatatgtatatagatacattaCAGACGTtgagaattaaattgaaatgcaaaatgcttcaataaattttagtatttttttaaattattatgccattatttataattgaatGTTTATTAAGAATGAATTtctcaaatgtttttttatttataaaaatagttttcaatacactatagtttttttttttttttgtagtatgTGAAATTCTTCGTGTTTTGttgtttaaaatgtttctcTGTTTAAAATTGAAATCTTAAAGCTGAAGTTTAATTGTTCTTCCCTTATAAcctgaaattttaataactttcaaTTCCCTTGCAATTAAGGTTgccaataatttattaaaaaagttagaataacatttaaatgaatttttttttatttgtaatattgtatcttaattaaaaataatttttgtagatACATCTATTATCAAATACcaataaattttatagttaaaaaaatattaatttttctgtttttggcGCATCCATACTTCGTGTACTATTTTGAAAGAGagctaataataattaatactcTAGAGCAGGGATCGGCAAACTTACACAGTGaaactacatatttatgtttttatcaatttttaactCTGGTTCcgattttacaattaaaaattaaccgaTCAATATCTTACTTAAACTTAACTAACTTAAATATCTTTTAACTCAAATgttctttttacattttttataacaaaaaaaagaataaaaactacaaaatgtTTGGTTCTTTTCCGTTTCGAGAGCTGAGTACTCATGAAAACCATTAAATGTTGCTCTGTGCTTCGACTAATATTCgtgtttcatatatataaatttaattacgtATGTTAATTAAGTCAGCAGTGTTTTTCACCCTTCACGAACagcataattttgtttttatatattgtgcTTTCAATCGAAGATCTGCACACCACACCATAAAAATCATAACGGTTTAGTAAAATTTCAATGAGTTTCCTATCGATCAGCTGATTTTCTGGGTTTTCTTGGATCTTCAGCCTATTACAGGTTTTAGACGATTTaagaatacataatatatttaaccAAAAAATGCTGatgtttatttcatatatttcttcCGCCGGATTATTATGATCGATGTATGCTTTACATAATTACAAGACTGCGCAAAGTTTCAAGATAAGTCGAGCTTAATTGCATGCATTGTATTCGAGAATGTACATGGATATTGTTGAAATTTAACTCAAACTGCTTCCATTTCAAAAGTAGACTTCCATTTTATACTCATATTTTGAATTacatttaaatgtttaaatactTTATTCGATCAAGTTCATTAttctacatataaatatgttttcgcATATATTTCGATTATTCCCTAGTTGATTCGCTGCAACAGCTCATCTACAGCATATTCACTTTTGCGATTGTGTCAGCTTTTCTTGCCGCCACTGGCGTTCGTAACGTAATGGCGTTTGATGTCGATGGTGAAGGTGTACGGTcgataaattcaatattttcactGTCCTTTGTGTTAGATGGAAGTTGAATTTTAGTCTGCTGCGACGAAACTATTCCCATAATGGTACTATGATGTTGGCATTTCGTACAAAGCGGTGGCAACGCTGTGGCTCCACTGAGAATGGTTGTACTTGTATTTGGTGTGGAAAGCGTGTtgctatttaaattatttgttgttgtagttatggGCATAGATGAATTGATTGGCAGGGTTACGGAGTGGCTCTCGGTAACATTTCCATTGGTCGTCGTCATAGACACACCGACAATCTCGTCCTTATCGTCATCACCACTAAAATGCATTGACGTCGGCTTCTCTTGAATTGGTGCTAAACTAGTCACGATTGAATTGGCCATAGCGTGTTCGAGCTCACGTTGCCAATCGTTTTCTTTCTTTTCCATAGCCTTTCGTTTTAGTTCTTTGTACCGATTGTAGACGATAAACTCTTTGATTAGCACGGTTTCGGGATCGCTGTCGCGTTGTGCTGAGCGCTGTTTGGCTAAACGTTTCTTTTTCTTATGTAACGGTCGCGTTTCGACAATCATTTCCTCTAGCTCTAAACAGGGATCACAATTTAGGTGATCCTCCGGTGGCTTGAATGGTGGTTTCGTTTTTTTCTCGAGTATACTTTTGAAGTCCATATGTCGTAGAAGTGGCGTTTGTTGTATCTCCTGCTGAGAGCTAATACGTGCGCCCGGATGCACGCAGAGtagctgtaaaaaaaaaacaaaatgggcTTGTGTATTATTAGTACTTTTAGCATAAATATAATACCTTACTTTCGTCAGCAAATCGATGAAATCATGACTCCAATAACGTGGATAGTGCACCGGTGCGGTTAATACATGTTTTACCTCCGCCAATCCTGTATGCGAATGCACGATAAAGGGTCGCGCATTGGCTCGCATTTCGTAAGCAACTACACCGAGGGACCACCAGTCGACGGAAAAACTGTAACCCGCTGtaaattcttattttaatttttattcataaaataaaCCAATGTCCCGTGGTGAGCTTACCTATTTCCTCTAATGCACACATGAAGACCTCTGGCGCCATGTACGGTTTGGTTCCAGACATGCTGCATGCAAGTCCGTCCTTTTGCAGTCTCGTAGCTATGTTAAAATCAGTCAAATGTGCGTGACCTACAATTTGCAAAGAAAACGAGATTAAATTTACTGAGATTATGTTAAGATTTAAGCCAATCATCTACTGAACTGAGTTAACTTAGCCGTTTCACTCGCATCCCGCATAAGACTTTGTGCGACACGATTTAAATAATTAGAACTGATTAGTCTGGGAATTGTTATCACGCTCTATATTTACTTGTTAGTTTTCTCTTTATAGAGATATACCCCACTTGTTCTTTTAGAAATTTCGGGCTTACCGAGCTACATGACATTGAAAAGCCTGACTTAGTGGACTGcctcattttttaaatttgaaatgaattACGCAATCAAATACTCCCCCATCCACCGCATTCGCCAGATTTGCGCCACAGCGACCATTTCCCCTTTCTCAGACGCGCCATGGAATAATACAAgtaaattttaacaatcaatcACTCCCCGTATTCGTCTGATATGGCatcgtgcgacttctaccttttcggaaaaatgcatttgccgatgaaagaaaagcgttatgcagacgtggaggccattcaaaaggcttgcaccggcatactggcggccataccgggcaacgagctaaaacactcgttcgacatgcttttggaccgtgcaaaaagctgtatgaAAGCAGAAGGAGGATtttattttgccgataaaaccatttgttctgtattttttttaaaagtcctgtttactttggaacgcaccttgtacaaaTATGGAAATAGATGTCTAATTTGAAGACCTAGAAGTTCCAAACTATCAAACCAGTTGGAACGAAACCAGGTTATTGCTGGAGCAAAACCTTTTCGCAAATAATTAACATATCTTGGCcgggttaaaataaaaatatatattttatacaaaaagcagtattttttcatttcgcgCGCAAAAACTTCTGAACCAAACTGtatattgtacaagtatgtataccatataatatGTTGCTATGTCAACATGACCTATTGGGCATAAGTCGAAATATCGATTTCTATTCAAATGCAATTCGACAGCCAGCtgtattgttgtttgtttgttgctttATATTACTTGCTTTAGGTAGTAACCAGTTGTgttgaaaagttttgaaaagttaatTTCTATGAGAAAATGAATCTTAATATTTTGTCGTTAGACTAAACATGTGTAAAAAATTCACAACTGGTAGACAATTGATCcgttatatttgtttgtatgtatagcaCATCATTTTGAGTGCAAAAATTGAACTTCACTTGAGAAGagcgtttataaaaaaaatcaacttgggaaataacggaaaccctagtatatatatacatacataaattgaaGACAATTCGATACACTTACCAGTACCATCCAAAAGAATGTTATCTGGCTTGATATCCCTATTGaaggtataaaaaatagaaaatataaatatttattatttaatcatAACGTCATATTGGTACAGTTCTCttctatttattttgtattcatagcttatataatgaaatagatTTACTTTTACCCACCTATGCACCACCCTTTGCTTCTGCAAGTATTCTAAAGCACTCCCCAACTCACACACTAATAAGGCAACACTTTCTTCGCTAAATTCCACCTGAAAAAGAATTAACAcataaactgaaaaatattatgGCGTCAACATGCAAACAAAGctctctacatatatatatatatacatatatatataataatatacataaaaatgtgtgtatgtgtatatttatgaatgtacatatggatATCAAACCATAACTTCTATGTGTTGATGGTGTTCTGTAGCTATATAAATGAGTGTGAATATACTTGAGCGTtcgctatacatatgtatgtacaagtattataaCTAATTGCACTCACCCGATTCTGTAGATGATACCTTAAATCACCACCAGTCAGCAAATCACAAACCATAAATAAATCTTCCTCATCTGTTTTGACCGCAGTAGCAAATGGCAAAAgtgacaaatatacatatttacatatagaatacaagtatatgaggatatgagtatacatatattagaaaattatggTAGAATTGAAAGCTAACCAATGTTTACGGGTATATGATTCATAAGGTATATGCGCTTATAATCAATGTTGAATATACTCGTATTCAAAGTTATGAATAGAACGTGAAGaaattatggaaattttttgcattataaATAAAGTACATACGAACGAGGGCGAGCCGATATGTACCTAACTTACAAAATAAAACCGAAAATTGTTCCCGGTCGATACGACAGTCTTCGCATTTTAAAAGCAGGTCTGTTTTGACTATTTGTGGGACTCTGGTGTGTACAAGTGGATCCATGTTTCATCGACGATCACGAACTACGCAAAAATCCTTTGGATTGCGCTTAAATAGCGTTACACACGGCTGTTAAATGGTGTCGCAGCTGCGCTTGTTTTGCGGAGAGAACAAATGCGGCAGCCATCGCAAGGACCAACACGGTTTTTTAGATGTGTACTCCCTGATTATGGGCTTTGGTCACGCTATTCTCCGTGGtagttaatttttaagaaatttttaacagTCGCCATAGAAGAATAAGAGTTTCCGTAAACAGCATATAAACGTTCTTCGATTTCATAGCACGATTTCCCTTCccaaaacaaaaatcgaatCCCCGACCGATATCGATATATTTCCATTTTTCAAAACTATGAGCACAATTCGGATGAAATTTTAGTAGTAATCGTCGACGGTAGTAAATTTTTCGGACAACCCTCGTACTTATGCATAGAACGAATAGAAATGAAGAAACTATGGTAACTTTTATATGGTAGAATATGTACAAATGTCCATATGTTTGCTACATGGCGAAGCCTGAAATGCTGCAACTTCTGCGAGGAGGATATACACATTTACCGTATGAATGAAAAAGTTGATGACCACTAGCGAAATATTTTCGCACATACTTTACCTGCACCTTCTAAACATTCTCTCATTCACACGAACCAACTTACCTTGAAATGAAAACCACAGATTCACCAGAAATGGGTGTTCCAGCGAGGCAAGCAATTCCACTTCTTTGATAACGCCACCCAGAGCACCACGCGACTCACACGCCGACCGACTGACATATTTCATGGCATAGAGTATGCCACTATCACGTTTCTGTACGATGCACACCTGTGCGTTTCAATGGTTGGCCGGTAGATGAATATCAAAGCGAGTTGAAAAGTGGAATGAAAGAGAAAAAGGTTAGTGAAAAAAAACGTTTGCGGTTGTGTGGAAAATGATGATGAAAATACCAGGTGTGTGAGCATTGATAATGCATATAAACACACTTTGCTAAATAACGGTTCAAAGTGGgtgtcattttattttaacttttaataacTTATAAAAAACTCAATTGTTAAGGTAATGTATTTAGCATTAAGAGAAACGTGATTGAAATACCTGTAAGAACCAATTTTCTTGGTATCAAGGTAAACTCTCGCTAAAAATTGCGATCTAGctgtttaatacaaaaattgtaaataatttaatatctaTAAGTCTGGCTGATCTGTATCTGTATTGGCCTAATCTAATCAGCTCTGATAGAATAACTATTACGACAAAAATAAAGTTGTGCCACAGGTTTCAATTtgatatatgtattcatataaagGCAATCtcaaagttaaaagaaaatgaaTTGGCTTCATTTTGATACTTTATTTTGTACCGTCCCGTTTTCGAGAGACTAAGTTTAAAACGTCTGGAAATATATATTACACTTTTAAGCCGCCTCAATAATTTTGTGACAGGTTTCAAGAGTTTTGTCTGATTGAGTTATCTCCaaacatgcgttctgaacgcatcCACTGCCTATTCAGgatatcgtggcaaacttaatatactctgttcagggtataaaaatcgctTTGTTTTCATAGcgtatttcaataatttatacttttaaaaataaatcaaaaccgGACATTTTGAATTTGCTGCAGtgtttttgatctgatcaaaaattgtattttggcAGGCTCAAAACGACcaaattttttctgcaaaaatACTGCCTATTcttgaaatatgtataaatatatccgACAATCCAAAAATATTTGGTGTCCTTATCAGTCCTTAACTTTTGGAGACTTGCAGCTCAAATTATTGTCAACTATTCTTTAATTACTACTATTCACAGAAATTTGAttacacaaaaattaattttccccATTTCTCAATTGTGGtctgtttaaaaaatttggatagatatttatttaaattattattatcgcTTTGTTACATAATAACTTACTTACCTTACCGAAGCTGCCTTTGCCAATAGCCCGCAATATTTGAAAATGGTCAAAATTGACTATACAAGCAAACACCGCCGCCATTCAtgtaaaacacaaataaataaagaatgttTTTTTAGTATTGAGGTTGGAAAATATAACTTAaagtaattttcatatatattaaatagatgtgCTAATTAAGTCAGTCAATACACTACTAATATTCGATTGTATTTTAATGAGGTAATGAGGGCAAGTTGGTAGCGTATTGTGGAACTAATTAATATTAAGACGTgactaaatttcataaaatcgaAGTCTTTAATTGTAAGAAGTAAGTTTATTTTGAAGTTATGCCTTTGTTTCTTCTATTACACTAAGAATAGATTTTGTTATATGAGCTGTTGGTATGAAATAATTATAGCGGACAAACTAACTGTACAGACAAAGTAATGGTTTTATGgcactcatatacatacaagtataactacATTCCTGCGGTTTACCAAGAAATGGCGTAACTTAATTATTACTCAATTGTTTCAATATTCGAAATAGGCGTTGGAAAGCTACTGTCCTTCTGCGTATTTAGGATTAGTGCCAGAAAAAGATTTTTGCGGGAAGTTCTTCTTCATtcctttaatatgaagaaaagcGCAGCCGAAAGTCATCGTATTTTGGTTGAAGTGAAATGCTGAGAAAATAAGCCAAAAGAGATAGATAGACATTTAAAAGTTAGAAAATTGGTTACtatatgaattgaagccaagagaTGTTGGAAGATGATTTTGCGTGTGCAAAGTGCTGCTTTAATGCTGGAACAACTGGATGAAACCATTAATGGAGAACGCTACCGATAACTACTTATCACATTGAAGCGAGCGATTGAAATGAC
It contains:
- the LOC106623533 gene encoding serine/threonine-protein kinase 32A; this encodes MGANSSSRSDANLLSDEDVNFDHFQILRAIGKGSFGKVCIVQKRDSGILYAMKYVSRSACESRGALGGVIKEVELLASLEHPFLVNLWFSFQDEEDLFMVCDLLTGGDLRYHLQNRVEFSEESVALLVCELGSALEYLQKQRVVHRDIKPDNILLDGTGHAHLTDFNIATRLQKDGLACSMSGTKPYMAPEVFMCALEEIAGYSFSVDWWSLGVVAYEMRANARPFIVHSHTGLAEVKHVLTAPVHYPRYWSHDFIDLLTKLLCVHPGARISSQQEIQQTPLLRHMDFKSILEKKTKPPFKPPEDHLNCDPCLELEEMIVETRPLHKKKKRLAKQRSAQRDSDPETVLIKEFIVYNRYKELKRKAMEKKENDWQRELEHAMANSIVTSLAPIQEKPTSMHFSGDDDKDEIVGVSMTTTNGNVTESHSVTLPINSSMPITTTTNNLNSNTLSTPNTSTTILSGATALPPLCTKCQHHSTIMGIVSSQQTKIQLPSNTKDSENIEFIDRTPSPSTSNAITLRTPVAARKADTIAKVNML